The sequence below is a genomic window from Actinokineospora baliensis.
CGCGGCCCGCTGCCGCCACCACGCCCGCCGCGCGGGCACCCCCGTCCGCTCCACCCGAGGCCGCCGCGGCTACGGCCGGTCGCTGTCCCCCCGAGAAACCGAAATAGCCCACCTCCTCGCCGACGGCCGCACGAACCGCGAGATAGCCGAAACCCTCTTCCTCTCCCGCCGCACGGTCGAGGACCACGTGGCCAACATCCTCCGCAAACACGGCTCCCCCACCCGCGCCGCCTACGTGGCGGACAACTGACCACCGTGACCAGTACGGCGAAGAGGAGCGGTATCGAACCGCAGTTCGTCAATCATTTCCTTCCTTCGCGCACCCGCGCTTACCAGAACGGGAGCCGATGCGGAAGCGCCAGGAAAAGATGATCATCAATTCTCCCGAAATGCCGCTGAACAGCGCAATCGCGGTTCCACGCCACCAAGGTGCTTCCGCATCACCGGAACGGAAGGCTAAAGTCGGGGCACTTCTTGGTGTTGCGCTGACTAGAAAGCCTGGGGTTTCACGATGCGCAGAAGGTCCCGGATGTCGCTTCATGCTGCCCGTCATCGGTTATCGGTGCCGGGCACCCTCTTGCTCGCGGCGGTCGTGGGGGTGGTGGGCCTCGCCATCCCCGCTCAAGCCGCCGCCCCCGCACCGTCCGCCCCCGCTGCCGCGCCGACCGCGGCCGAGGACAGCGCCCTGCAGCGCGCCAGGGCCACCGGCAAGCCGGTTGAGGTGGCTGAGCGGACCACCGAGTCGACGCAGGTCATCGCCCGGCCGGATGGCAAGTTCGTGTTGGAGTCCAGTGCCGCGCCGCAGCGGGTCAAGCGCGACGGCAAGTGGCTCACGGTCGACGCCACAGTGCGGACCACGCCTGAGGGCACCCTCTCCCCCGTCGCCACGCCGCTCGACGTGGCCTTCTCCGCGGGCGGCACGGCGCCCTACGTCACCCTGAAGTCTCCCCATGGAGACGGACAGGTCGCCCTCACCTGGCCGTCGCCGCTGCCGACCCCGAAGGTGGACGGGCCGTCGGTGACCTACCCGGCCGTGTTCCCCGGCGTCGACCTGGTGCTGACCGCCTCCGACCTCGGGTATTCCCAGGTCCTCGTGGTGCACGACGCCGCGGCCGCGGCCAACCCCGCCCTGCGAGAGATCAAGGTGACCTCCCGCACCACCGGCCTGACCCTGACCAGCGGCGCAGACGGCGCGCTCTCGGCGGTGGACGGCACCGGTAAGCCGGTGTTCCGCGGCTCCACGCCGACCCAGTGGGACTCCAGCCAGCCCGCGGGCCACGCCAAGCCCTCCGCGCAGGACCCCGAGGGCGGTCGCGTCCAGCGGGTCGACGTCGCCGTCACCAAGGCGACCGAGCAGCAGGGCCGCGTCGCGGGCAAGGCCGCGAAGGTCGAGACCGGCGAGGTCTCCGTCCGACCCGACATCGCGGCGCTGACCAAGCCCGATGTGAAGTACCCGGTCTACGTCGACCCGTCGATGACCGGCAACCAGCTGGCCTGGGGTGAGACGACCCAGAACGGCTGGAACTACTTCAACGCCAACATGGACGCCCAGGTCGGCCGCTGCTACAACGGCAACAACCAGTGCGGTGCCCTCACGGTCGCGCGCTCGTACTTCCGCTTCAACACCTCCGAGCTCGCCCCGCGCGCGGGCTGGCCCGCGGTGGTGTGGAAGGCGCAGGTCGCCACCACCCAGACCCACGGCGCGCACCTGTGCGTAGCCGAACCCGTGCAGATCCGCCGCACCGGCGTGTTCACCGGCAGCCTGAGCTGGAACAACCCGGCCGTCGAGGGGGTGCTCGACACCCGGTCCTCCGGTGCCGGTGACCAGTGCGGCGGCGCGGGTGGGGTGCTGTTCGAGTCGAACGACCTCAAGGACTACCTCCAGGCGGCCTCCATCGGATCCTGGCCGGACATCCACATGGCACTCACCGCTCCCAACGAGGCCGAGCAGCTGCAGTGGAAGAAGTTCGCCACCTCCGGTGCCGCGGCGCCCAAGGTCGTGGTGGAGTTCAGCTTCCGCCCCAACCAGCCCACCGGCCTGGCCGTCCCGAGCGCGTACCTGTGCAGCTCCACCGCGACCACCGGCACCGCGACCCCCACGCTGACCGCCACCGCGACCGACAACAACAACCCCACGCTGCCGATCGTGTTGCGCTACGAGGTGTTCAACAGCAACGGGATCCAGGTCGCCAACTCCGGCAACGACGTGCAGATCGCTTCCGGCACAACGGGAGCGTGGACCACGCCACCGCTTGGCGACGGCGTGTACCGCTTCCAAGTCGGTGCGATCGGGCAATACCCGGGTGACCCCAGCAGGTACCTGTGGGGACCCGCGTACTCGACGTCGTACTACTTCATCGTCCGCACCACGCCGATCCCGGCGTTGCCGACGATCCGCAGCGTCGACTACCCCGCGCAGAACTGGGGCGCGGCAGCGAACAACCCGGGCTCGTTCATCCTGTCCGACCCGACCAACCCGGACGTCCTCGGCTTCAGCTACAGCTTCACCGGCCCCGGCACGCAGACCATCCCCGGCCCGGTCGACTGCGAGATCGACCGCCAGTTCGGCACCACGGGCGGTTGGGTATCGGGCAAGACCAACGTGCCGATCCGGGTGCCCTCCGGCTTGAGCCCCGGCTACCACACCCTGCACGCGCGCAGTTTCGACAGCGCGCGCAAGTTCTCCCCCGAGCAGTCCTACCAGTTCTACGTCGCCCCGCCCACCCCGGTCGCCTCGACCAGGATCGAAGCCGAGTCGATGGCGTTCTCGCAGCCCGGCGGGCAGAACGTGCCCGTGACCAACCAGGTCAGCTGCTGCTGGGTCACGTGGTCGGGCGGCGCGCACGTGCATTTCCAAGGCACAGCGGTGAACCAGCAGTTCTCGCTGGCGTTCACCGTCGCCACCGAACGCGACTACGAACTCGGCCTCGGCGTGACCAGGTCGATGGACTACGGCCAGACCCAGTTCTCCATCGACGGCGTGGCGGTCGGTCAGCCGACCGACGCCGGGCCCGTCGGCTCGTTCGACCACTACGACCCGGTGGTGCGAACGCGGCAACTGTCGTTGGGCACCAGGCGGCTCACCGCGGGCACGCACACGCTGACCGTGAAACTGACCGGTGCCAACGCGGGCGCCGTCGGTGACCGCTTCCACGCGGGCATCGACTTCCTGCAGCTGAACCCGACCGGTCGCTTCGAAGCCGAGCAGGCCAACCAGGTCACCCCGACCCAGCCCGCGGGCCAGAGCATGACCGTCGTGGCGCAGAACCAGGCCGGTGGCACCGCGTCGTGGTCGGAGGGCGCGCAGTTGGCCTTCGACGCGACCGCGGACAACGCCTCGGTCGAACTGGCCGTCAAGATCGCCCAGGAGGCCGACTACGCCCTCGGTGTGAACCTCACCAAGGGGCCGCAGCAGGCCAAGGTGGCGGTCTCGGTGAAC
It includes:
- a CDS encoding LamG-like jellyroll fold domain-containing protein → MPGTLLLAAVVGVVGLAIPAQAAAPAPSAPAAAPTAAEDSALQRARATGKPVEVAERTTESTQVIARPDGKFVLESSAAPQRVKRDGKWLTVDATVRTTPEGTLSPVATPLDVAFSAGGTAPYVTLKSPHGDGQVALTWPSPLPTPKVDGPSVTYPAVFPGVDLVLTASDLGYSQVLVVHDAAAAANPALREIKVTSRTTGLTLTSGADGALSAVDGTGKPVFRGSTPTQWDSSQPAGHAKPSAQDPEGGRVQRVDVAVTKATEQQGRVAGKAAKVETGEVSVRPDIAALTKPDVKYPVYVDPSMTGNQLAWGETTQNGWNYFNANMDAQVGRCYNGNNQCGALTVARSYFRFNTSELAPRAGWPAVVWKAQVATTQTHGAHLCVAEPVQIRRTGVFTGSLSWNNPAVEGVLDTRSSGAGDQCGGAGGVLFESNDLKDYLQAASIGSWPDIHMALTAPNEAEQLQWKKFATSGAAAPKVVVEFSFRPNQPTGLAVPSAYLCSSTATTGTATPTLTATATDNNNPTLPIVLRYEVFNSNGIQVANSGNDVQIASGTTGAWTTPPLGDGVYRFQVGAIGQYPGDPSRYLWGPAYSTSYYFIVRTTPIPALPTIRSVDYPAQNWGAAANNPGSFILSDPTNPDVLGFSYSFTGPGTQTIPGPVDCEIDRQFGTTGGWVSGKTNVPIRVPSGLSPGYHTLHARSFDSARKFSPEQSYQFYVAPPTPVASTRIEAESMAFSQPGGQNVPVTNQVSCCWVTWSGGAHVHFQGTAVNQQFSLAFTVATERDYELGLGVTRSMDYGQTQFSIDGVAVGQPTDAGPVGSFDHYDPVVRTRQLSLGTRRLTAGTHTLTVKLTGANAGAVGDRFHAGIDFLQLNPTGRFEAEQANQVTPTQPAGQSMTVVAQNQAGGTASWSEGAQLAFDATADNASVELAVKIAQEADYALGVNLTKGPQQAKVAVSVNDVPLANTDTAAWDGYQAAVGTAYLPLGGVHLTAGTHKVKFKVSGRNASATGWKIGVDYLTAAAIGAATAADFASAMNNNGIAPEGTGSDLDGSGAKGISAQTMAAAGLAPGASLTVDGATFVMPAHRPDGNDNVVAYGQTIPLPAAQQVKASAIGLLVVNTCYSSPQRAGGVNYLDNTTDRPQFPPVPDWFMGSRDTAQVVLPHFTLGTATSTAGQPRLFTIFVPADPTKVVKSVTLPNYGTTFMPGCVGAPAMHVLAMAPRPVATGWLGAWSAPADTITTPPGGAGLANQTVRTVVHPTTTGSQVRVTLSNALNPNPVTVTKASVGAQKGTGVEALATPAALTFGGTAAVTIPAGGEVISDAVSFPATAGGTGNLVVSVHHASAVSTIPVHANATAPVRFGAGDLTAATSPTGFTTAANGTYLVSSVQVSTADTSAGTVVVLGDQYAAAAGPDATAGHRNTWVDRLPGALNSVGVPLPGSIVNTSRTGLPETAAWKMTEPSGTTLLDSAGSSPATLAGGYTRTTARGGAVDFNGTTGYAATSGAVLNTARGYTVSAWVNLESTSTTATVVAQGGTATGSMLLQYSQPANAWALTGPGSDTAGAALATVVGPAPTLNTWTHLVGTYDSATRLLSLYVNGQAVGTPVVSTATWTGTGPLSIGALKLSGGTVSNYFNGSITDVHAFQGSSTPVDAQVLYRGDSTAGPRTGVGSASLTNAADTLHRHAYGEPNLRTVVVALGANDVLAGRSKDDILASFRSVMHQANASALRNTRRTDGSLVHVIVATIPALGLPAADPREIVRQQVNDALVNNYTDQGADEIVDIAAAVADPTNSHQINPSHLTSGTFNETYFTTVANAISLAASTFPPTAQF